caagaccctttaaaaaaaaaaaaaaatatatatatatatatatatacacacacacacatatatgtgtgtgtgtgtatgtatatgtatatatataaatgtttttagcAAGTTTTTCTAAGTCTATAAGACACTTAAGAATCCTCTCCaaacatctcattttattttttttccagttttcatattttatttttttgcattacaattcttattacacatatagagcacaatttttcatatctttatatataaagtatgttcacatcaattcatgtcttcatacgtgtactttgtttttttttgcattacatttcttattacacatatataccacaatttttcataactctgccAAACATCTCATGACAAAAAAACCATCAGTTAAAAgagatgagccaggcacagtggtgcatgcctgtaattccagtggctcgagaggtggaggcaggaggattgaaagttcaaagctagccttagtaatttagcaaggtgctaagcaactcagtgagaccctgtctccaactaaaatacaaaattgcgctggggatgtggctcagtggtcaagttcccctgagtttaattcccatggtgagagagggtggggggagagatTTGCCTGATGTAATGTAGCATGTGGCACCCTCAGGACTTGAACTCATGTCTCATTTCAGGATTATTTTTCCTGTGTGTTCTCCAGGTATATTTCATGTATCCTGCCCAGCTAAAGTGAACAGGCTATTCACAGCCACATCACTCCACATCAGTCATGACTGTCACCACCTGGGTGGTCTTGCTCTCAGGAAGGCAGTGATTGATGGAGTGTTCCTAAGAGCAGCGGGAGAGGGTAAACAATATCACAGATATTGAAGACAGTGAAGGACCAGGGCTGCAGAGTAGATAGTCACAGGCAGAATCAAGAGTGCATGGGGGAAGGAAAAAATTCTCAGCATCCAAGGGCCATCCATGCTTAGAACAAGCAGAGCAAATGGGTTGCCCCAGGGGAGAAAGTCCTGAACAGAGAGTATTCTTTGTTTATCAACTCCACTccagcaaaagtgaaagaaaattcaGGAGAACATTCAAGACCAAAGGGCACAGCCATGATGGACAATACAGCAGTCTAGCAGGGGATTTCCAACTCAACTGCTCACATATAAGCCGGACACAGGGTCCCTTTTCTCACTCTCCTGTCTGTTCCCTTGATTGCAGAGATGGCTGCCTGTGAAGTACTTTCTGTAAGTTGGGATTTGATAAAGAGACTGGGGAAAGGAAAATTACTTTCAAGAGTTGAGGAAACATCTAAGGAATAGAGGAAGGACTGTGCTCTGGAAGTGAGGTGGCTAGGAGGCATCATGAAGGAGTGGAAGCAGATGCTGATAGCTGCTGGGAAGGAAGGTACTCTGAAGAGAAGCCAGTCATCTGGTTACATGGCTCTGGAGTACTCTTTTGAATCAGAACTTGGACTGGATGCCCTTAGGGAGAACTGGTAGTGTAATGTGGAACTTGGTTGGATGAGTTCTTTGTCTcctgaattcaaagaatgaaatccatgaaTACAAGGGTGAGCAAAGTCACAGGATTTGTTAGAgtaatagaaagaagaaagaaagcagagctcccaAAGGGGATGGTGTTCCAAGAGAGGGCTGCTAAAGGTGTCTATTGTCTAGGGGCTTATATGAGTCTACAGGGTTAAGGAAGTTAGTCTCTGGCCCAATTCTGGGTAAGGCACGCAGGGCCCATGAGCTCTCATGAGCCATTTGGTCCAATCAGGTTACTGTGCCATTTTTGGGAGGGGTTCTGGGAACTAGGCAATAGCTGTCTCACTATTAGTTTTTCTTCTTACATAAGAATGAGCCTGACGTTGATGAGGCCTAATTTTTGTCTGTGGTCTCTCAGCCTTGCTACACTAAAACCTGCCCTTGAAAGGTCCCAAATTTCCTATCTTTCTATTCCAGTCTTTTCTCCTACCTTAGTAGGAATTGAGGGAGGGAGGATTATGCTCAACAGGAATGGAAAGagttgagattttaaaatattaccagaGTTCTTAAACTTAACTTTCCCTCTTTTCCTAAGGAGAGTTGATGGAAACTCATTTACCTTTTTGTTAAAAACCTAATATATGacattaaataagaatatatagaGAGGCTGGGTGTGATGGCCCACATCAATGATCCCGGTTGCTCAggtgcctgaggcaggaggatttcaagttggaTGCCAGCCTGGGCTGCTTAGCAAGACTTGGTTTCAATAAATTTTTTCAGAAGTCTTGGTACAACACTTGCTTAAAAAGCCTAAGGCCCTGGCTTCATATCCtaggtactgaaaaaaaaaatgattctcaaGGCCAGAAGATATCCTCTGTGACTATTTAAAAGAACACCGTACTAAGGATAAAACACCTCTGTATTGTTAGTTTCTTTCTTAATATGCCATTGCTTTATAATAGCTTACATATTACAGTGATACTATGCTCAGTGTTATTTGTTCATctatatttcttgtatttttatacatataccTACTGTATTGTGGtatatgatcttttaaaattagacCAGGGCCTCACTCACAGAAGGTAGCACTGTACCTAAATCTTGCTACAATTACAGGGAAAATATGAAAGATAGACAAGATCACCCCTGTATAGCCTGAGAAAACATCTCCTATATGTCACACAAAAATATCTAAATCAACCTAGATGCTACACCTATTTCTTCACTGTAGTGTCTCTTCTCTATGTTAAGCATTGCCCATTTTCCCATGAAACTGCCAAGTCTTAGAAATTTGCTTTGGGAGTTATTTTCAGAATCTTTTGTACATCTTTTTGAAGCTTTGTATGGTTAACTTTTGACACTTGACAAACTTGATCACTAGATAGGTGAGGCAGGTAAAATAAGGTGGGAAATAATTCATTGCATTTTGAGATGGATAAGAGGTATTGTTCAAAAGGAATGAGACTAACGTTCATGTTTGTGTTATAATCTGGGAAATCCCAAACAGAAATTCCAAGGGGAGGAGGGATACAGATAATTGGAGAAGAGTTGGAGAGCCACACAGACAGTGGAAGGGTAGGACAGCAATTAGGGTGAGAAAGCAAGAGGTTATAAAAAGTGGCAGTTATTTTAGGCAATGTATTGTGGTTTTCTTTGCCCAGGTGAATGTCCATTCTGAGGAAAGGCCCTTAATGACCTTTCCTGCCAGCTCGAAAGACAGAGTGAAGAAGATCAATGAACACATCAGGTCGAAGACTAAGATTCCTGTTCAGGACCAAGTCCTTCTGCTGGGCTCCCAGACCCTAGAGCCACAGAAACCACTGTCATTTTATGGTATTGACAAGGAGAACACCATTCACCTCACCCTGAAGGTGGTGAAGCCCAGTGACAAGGAGCTGCCTTTGTTTGTGGTGGAGGCAACAGATGAGGGGCAGAGGCACCTCCTGCAGGTGCGAAGGTCCAGCTCTGTAGCCCAGGTGAAAAAGATGATTGAGACTGTGTCTGGTGTGACTCCTGAGACCCAGATTGTGACATGCAATGGAAAGAAACTGGAAGATGGGAAGATCATGGCGGATTATAGCATCAGAGAGGGCAATTTACTCTTTCTGACACGCTTTTGTATTGGGGGTTGACTATCTTGGGGATGAGGTGGTTACCCAGAGTAGAGTTTATTTTCTTAGCTCTTACTCAGCAACAACATTTTTCATGATTTCCCAAAATTAATGAGAATGAGAGAATAGAGGAAGTTTGGGGGGTGGGAGGTAAATTCTACCATAATTGTTATGATTCTACCATAATTGATGGCAGGATTGTTACTAAGAATAGAagataatgttttcattttagagatagCATTCAAAGCTGACTTGAAATTTATGTTGTCCAAATCCCCATTTCCTTTCCAGTAGGATAAGATATTAAGTTTAGGTTGTGATACAAttctactgatttttaaatgtttatatatcaAGCTTAGTGCTTTATCTGTAATATCACTCAATAAtcaatgaaccaaaataaatttccaCTTATTATGAATTAACTTTTTTTACTTCAACATGATTACAATCCAATTAATAAGTAATTTAGAAATTCAATCTAATTGCACTTTTCTTATTTAAAGTTTCTTGGTATGAAATGAAATCTGGCACCATGCTCCTTTTTCTCCATGTCCCATGCCCAATCAAAATTCTTCTTATTTCTAGAAGCGGGAATGGAAAGATAGTTTCCATGGGGATCTAGAGATTTTGTATCTCTAGGGGTGGCTTCTTGCAGGTAGATATGCTTCTGTAGGGAATGGGATTCCTGAAAGTTGGGGAATGTGTACCAGTGTTGGCTCTGCTGGCCTTAGGTTCTAGGTTGGGCATTCGGCTCTAGATGGAGGAGGCTAGGGTTTGGCTTCTGTCTTTACCCCAATGTTCCCTTCATCACTCTGCTCCTTTCTTGGGAACTTGGTTTCATTCCTACCTCTAATGTACTGCTCTAtctcattctttatttatttatttttacatggtgttgaggatcaaaccctgtgccttaCTACTAGGctagccctctaccactgagctacagcctcagccccctcaTTGTCTCTCTCTATCATGTTTCATTACTGATCACTTGTAGGTTTTTCTTACAACCCAAAACAAGCCTGCTTTCTTCTCCATCAATTCtggttccttcttttctttcaaacTTGTTGAAGACCATCTCATGCAAGAGAGTTTCTCCATGTTTAATCTCATTCAGCATAATTCCCCAAATTTATGACTGTTGCTCATAGCCTATGAGCCATACCGCTGTGGTGGGTACTGGCCACCTGTCTAGGTCTGCATTAGGTTGGGCTGGTTTCCCAAAAGAAAGGCCATGGTCCTTTTTCTGGATGGGTAGGGCCTATACTTTCCTTTGTTAACTTGAGAGATGACTGATGGCAGAGCCCTCAAAATCTTCCATAGTCTTCTATCAGACTGCCAGAAAACATCCTGTTGTTCATCATCTTGACTGCATGTGAACTCCTGAGTATCTCCTGAGGATGAGGAAGTCCAGGCcatcatgtttcttttcttcattggtGTAGGAGAAAGCCTGCAGGTGTTTTCCACTGGGGgtgtggagggagtgtatttgcatacatatgataCAGGCATTTTCTCTGAAGAATTTGACCCTTACGTGGTAAATGGAgggtgctaagagccaagtatatgatgcatggcatttttggttgaaaggtgacaccagctagccattgagattatatgattatgttaagatttgcattcatatggatattggactcctgctgttcacctcagcctgctacaggactcctggagagttcccattggttggggaagtacagtaggagggagttccgggggaggaactCTCTCTGGCGGTTCAGGGAGGAGGTCGCGGGTGGGTGGATCGGAAATCTTCCCCGCGCTAGTGGACACTGGCGGCAGTTTCAAagtaaagtttgttcctgcttgagtggctcctgattttgtgcccagccagactgcaggaGGAGGGAATCTCCCTGCAGCCTTAGTCTCCCTGAAAACAAATCTTGTtgattcttttaaagaaaatgaacgCCTGAAGGCCAAAGTGACTGATTGTCTATTGGGCATTTCCATCCATGAGACCAGGGATAAAACATTTTCCCCTTCCCAAGCCACTTACTGCCTGGCTTGAGCTCTCCCCCAGTCTCCCCAGGAGCCTTCTGGGTGCCCCCTTCACTTTCTTATTCCAGAGAGTGTGTGACCACAGTGTAGAAGAGCAACACGAATTTGCTGGGCCCCTGGTTGTAGCTGTGAGTGGGCTGCAGGTAGGTGTAGATTGCGGAATCGTAGAACAGGCAGACGGCTGTCAGGTGGGAGCCACACGTGCCCACAGCTTTCCTCTGGCCTCCGCTGGACCGCATGCTTCTGATGGCTTAGCCCACCGCGCCATAGGAGGCTAAGATGACGGTGGGTGGCACCAGCAGTATAACCACGCGGGCGGGGAACCCGGATGGTGT
This portion of the Marmota flaviventris isolate mMarFla1 chromosome 6, mMarFla1.hap1, whole genome shotgun sequence genome encodes:
- the Ubd gene encoding ubiquitin D — encoded protein: MAACEVLSVNVHSEERPLMTFPASSKDRVKKINEHIRSKTKIPVQDQVLLLGSQTLEPQKPLSFYGIDKENTIHLTLKVVKPSDKELPLFVVEATDEGQRHLLQVRRSSSVAQVKKMIETVSGVTPETQIVTCNGKKLEDGKIMADYSIREGNLLFLTRFCIGG